Proteins encoded in a region of the Nicotiana tomentosiformis chromosome 9, ASM39032v3, whole genome shotgun sequence genome:
- the LOC104105110 gene encoding purple acid phosphatase 15 isoform X2 yields the protein MKYSGFVVSILVWFLVFVSLVEVNKGQIPTTLDGPFKPVTVPLDQSFRGHAVDLPDTDPRVQRKVKGFEPEQISVSLSSTYDSVWISWITGEYQSGDNIKPLDPSKVGSVVQYGKDKSTLRHKAIGESLIYNQLYPFEGLQNYTSGIIHHVQLTGLKPNTLYYYQCGDPSIPAMSTIYHFKTMPISSPKSYPKRIAIVGDLGLTYNTTSTVSHLMGNDPNLVLLVGDVTYANLYLSNGTGADCYSCSFSDTPIHETYQPRWDYWGRYMQPLVSKIPIMVVEGNHEIEEQAENQTFAAYRSRFAFPSKESGSSSPFYYSFNAGGIHFIMLGGYVAYNKSDDQYKWLERDLANVDRTVTPWLVATWHPPWYSTYTAHYREAECMKVAMEELLYEYGVDLVFNGHVHAYERSNRVYNYTLDPCGPVYITVGDGGNREKMAIEHADEPGKCPKPDSTPDKFMGGFCAYNFTSGPAAGNFCWDQQPDYSAYRESSFGHGILEVKNETHALWTWHRNQDMYNKAGDIIYIVRQPEKCPVKPKVFS from the exons ATGAAGTATTCTGGGTTTGTTGTGTCAATCttggtttggtttttggtttttgTTAGCCTTGTTGAGGTTAATAAGGGTCAAATTCCAACCACACTCGATGGACCTTTTAAGCCAGTGACTGTACCTTTGGACCAAAGTTTTAGGGGACATGCTGTTGATTTACCAGACACTGACCCCAGAGTTCAAAGGAAAGTTAAAGGATTTGAGCCTGAGCAGATATCTGTCTCACTTTCTTCTACTTATGACTCTGTTTGGATTTCCTGGATTACAG GGGAATATCAAAGTGGTGACAACATTAAACCATTGGATCCAAGTAAAGTTGGCAGTGTTGTTCAATATGGGAAAGATAAATCCACGTTAAGGCACAAAGCAATCGGCGAGTCCCTTATATATAATCAACTTTATCCATTTGAAGGACTTCAGAACTACACTTCTGGAATCATACACCATGTTCAACTTACAG GGTTGAAACCAAATACATTATACTATTATCAATGTGGAGATCCTTCTATACCAGCTATGAGTACTATCTACCATTTCAAGACCATGCCTATTTCTTCTCCAAAGAGCTACCCGAAGAGAATAGCAATTGTAGGGGACCTTGGTCTCACGTACAATACCACTTCCACAGTTAGCCATTTGATGGGGAACGATCCAAATCTTGTTCTATTGGTGGGAGATGTTACGTATGCTAATTTGTATCTCTCAAATGGTACTGGTGCAGATTGCTACTCGTGCTCATTTTCTGACACTCCGATACATGAGACCTATCAGCCTCGGTGGGACTATTGGGGAAG ATATATGCAGCCGCTGGTATCCAAAATTCCTATCATGGTGGTGGAGGGGAACCATGAGATAGAAGAACAAGCTGAAAATCAGACATTTGCAGCCTATCGTTCTCGTTTTGCATTCCCGTCAAAAGAAAGTGGATCATCATCCCCATTTTACTATTCTTTTAATGCGGGAGGCATACACTTCATCATGCTCGGGGGATATGTCGCCTATAATAAGTCAG ATGATCAATACAAGTGGTTGGAGAGGGACTTGGCTAATGTTGATAGGACAGTTACTCCGTGGCTGGTTGCCACTTGGCATCCACCTTGGTACTCTACTTACACGGCACACTATCGAGAGGCTGAATGTATGAAGGTAGCGATGGAAGAGTTGCTGTACGAGTATGGTGTCGATTTAGTTTTCAATGGACAT GTTCATGCCTACGAAAGGTCAAACAGAGTCTATAACTACACACTGGATCCTTGTGGTCCAGTCTATATAACTGTCGGTGATGGTGGAAACCGTGAGAAGATGGCAATTGAACATGCTGATGAGCCAGGGAAATGTCCTAAACCAGATAGCACACCGGACAAATTTATGGGCGGATTCTGTGCTTATAATTTTACATCAGGTCCAGCAGCTGGTAACTTCTGCTGGGATCAGCAACCTGATTATAGTGCATACCGAGAAAGTAGCTTCGGCCATGGAATACTAGAG GTGAAAAATGAGACACATGCTCTATGGACATGGCATAGGAATCAGGATATGTACAATAAAGCTGGAGATATAATTTATATAGTCAGGCAACCTGAGAAATGCCCTGTTAAACCAAAG GTATTTTCTTAA
- the LOC104105110 gene encoding purple acid phosphatase 15 isoform X1, translating into MKYSGFVVSILVWFLVFVSLVEVNKGQIPTTLDGPFKPVTVPLDQSFRGHAVDLPDTDPRVQRKVKGFEPEQISVSLSSTYDSVWISWITGEYQSGDNIKPLDPSKVGSVVQYGKDKSTLRHKAIGESLIYNQLYPFEGLQNYTSGIIHHVQLTGLKPNTLYYYQCGDPSIPAMSTIYHFKTMPISSPKSYPKRIAIVGDLGLTYNTTSTVSHLMGNDPNLVLLVGDVTYANLYLSNGTGADCYSCSFSDTPIHETYQPRWDYWGRYMQPLVSKIPIMVVEGNHEIEEQAENQTFAAYRSRFAFPSKESGSSSPFYYSFNAGGIHFIMLGGYVAYNKSDDQYKWLERDLANVDRTVTPWLVATWHPPWYSTYTAHYREAECMKVAMEELLYEYGVDLVFNGHVHAYERSNRVYNYTLDPCGPVYITVGDGGNREKMAIEHADEPGKCPKPDSTPDKFMGGFCAYNFTSGPAAGNFCWDQQPDYSAYRESSFGHGILEVKNETHALWTWHRNQDMYNKAGDIIYIVRQPEKCPVKPKVIKPWPIGEYQFDWI; encoded by the exons ATGAAGTATTCTGGGTTTGTTGTGTCAATCttggtttggtttttggtttttgTTAGCCTTGTTGAGGTTAATAAGGGTCAAATTCCAACCACACTCGATGGACCTTTTAAGCCAGTGACTGTACCTTTGGACCAAAGTTTTAGGGGACATGCTGTTGATTTACCAGACACTGACCCCAGAGTTCAAAGGAAAGTTAAAGGATTTGAGCCTGAGCAGATATCTGTCTCACTTTCTTCTACTTATGACTCTGTTTGGATTTCCTGGATTACAG GGGAATATCAAAGTGGTGACAACATTAAACCATTGGATCCAAGTAAAGTTGGCAGTGTTGTTCAATATGGGAAAGATAAATCCACGTTAAGGCACAAAGCAATCGGCGAGTCCCTTATATATAATCAACTTTATCCATTTGAAGGACTTCAGAACTACACTTCTGGAATCATACACCATGTTCAACTTACAG GGTTGAAACCAAATACATTATACTATTATCAATGTGGAGATCCTTCTATACCAGCTATGAGTACTATCTACCATTTCAAGACCATGCCTATTTCTTCTCCAAAGAGCTACCCGAAGAGAATAGCAATTGTAGGGGACCTTGGTCTCACGTACAATACCACTTCCACAGTTAGCCATTTGATGGGGAACGATCCAAATCTTGTTCTATTGGTGGGAGATGTTACGTATGCTAATTTGTATCTCTCAAATGGTACTGGTGCAGATTGCTACTCGTGCTCATTTTCTGACACTCCGATACATGAGACCTATCAGCCTCGGTGGGACTATTGGGGAAG ATATATGCAGCCGCTGGTATCCAAAATTCCTATCATGGTGGTGGAGGGGAACCATGAGATAGAAGAACAAGCTGAAAATCAGACATTTGCAGCCTATCGTTCTCGTTTTGCATTCCCGTCAAAAGAAAGTGGATCATCATCCCCATTTTACTATTCTTTTAATGCGGGAGGCATACACTTCATCATGCTCGGGGGATATGTCGCCTATAATAAGTCAG ATGATCAATACAAGTGGTTGGAGAGGGACTTGGCTAATGTTGATAGGACAGTTACTCCGTGGCTGGTTGCCACTTGGCATCCACCTTGGTACTCTACTTACACGGCACACTATCGAGAGGCTGAATGTATGAAGGTAGCGATGGAAGAGTTGCTGTACGAGTATGGTGTCGATTTAGTTTTCAATGGACAT GTTCATGCCTACGAAAGGTCAAACAGAGTCTATAACTACACACTGGATCCTTGTGGTCCAGTCTATATAACTGTCGGTGATGGTGGAAACCGTGAGAAGATGGCAATTGAACATGCTGATGAGCCAGGGAAATGTCCTAAACCAGATAGCACACCGGACAAATTTATGGGCGGATTCTGTGCTTATAATTTTACATCAGGTCCAGCAGCTGGTAACTTCTGCTGGGATCAGCAACCTGATTATAGTGCATACCGAGAAAGTAGCTTCGGCCATGGAATACTAGAG GTGAAAAATGAGACACATGCTCTATGGACATGGCATAGGAATCAGGATATGTACAATAAAGCTGGAGATATAATTTATATAGTCAGGCAACCTGAGAAATGCCCTGTTAAACCAAAGGTAATTAAGCCCTGGCCAATTGGTGAATACCAATTTGATTGGATCTAA
- the LOC104105110 gene encoding purple acid phosphatase 15 isoform X3: MGEYQSGDNIKPLDPSKVGSVVQYGKDKSTLRHKAIGESLIYNQLYPFEGLQNYTSGIIHHVQLTGLKPNTLYYYQCGDPSIPAMSTIYHFKTMPISSPKSYPKRIAIVGDLGLTYNTTSTVSHLMGNDPNLVLLVGDVTYANLYLSNGTGADCYSCSFSDTPIHETYQPRWDYWGRYMQPLVSKIPIMVVEGNHEIEEQAENQTFAAYRSRFAFPSKESGSSSPFYYSFNAGGIHFIMLGGYVAYNKSDDQYKWLERDLANVDRTVTPWLVATWHPPWYSTYTAHYREAECMKVAMEELLYEYGVDLVFNGHVHAYERSNRVYNYTLDPCGPVYITVGDGGNREKMAIEHADEPGKCPKPDSTPDKFMGGFCAYNFTSGPAAGNFCWDQQPDYSAYRESSFGHGILEVKNETHALWTWHRNQDMYNKAGDIIYIVRQPEKCPVKPKVIKPWPIGEYQFDWI, from the exons GGGAATATCAAAGTGGTGACAACATTAAACCATTGGATCCAAGTAAAGTTGGCAGTGTTGTTCAATATGGGAAAGATAAATCCACGTTAAGGCACAAAGCAATCGGCGAGTCCCTTATATATAATCAACTTTATCCATTTGAAGGACTTCAGAACTACACTTCTGGAATCATACACCATGTTCAACTTACAG GGTTGAAACCAAATACATTATACTATTATCAATGTGGAGATCCTTCTATACCAGCTATGAGTACTATCTACCATTTCAAGACCATGCCTATTTCTTCTCCAAAGAGCTACCCGAAGAGAATAGCAATTGTAGGGGACCTTGGTCTCACGTACAATACCACTTCCACAGTTAGCCATTTGATGGGGAACGATCCAAATCTTGTTCTATTGGTGGGAGATGTTACGTATGCTAATTTGTATCTCTCAAATGGTACTGGTGCAGATTGCTACTCGTGCTCATTTTCTGACACTCCGATACATGAGACCTATCAGCCTCGGTGGGACTATTGGGGAAG ATATATGCAGCCGCTGGTATCCAAAATTCCTATCATGGTGGTGGAGGGGAACCATGAGATAGAAGAACAAGCTGAAAATCAGACATTTGCAGCCTATCGTTCTCGTTTTGCATTCCCGTCAAAAGAAAGTGGATCATCATCCCCATTTTACTATTCTTTTAATGCGGGAGGCATACACTTCATCATGCTCGGGGGATATGTCGCCTATAATAAGTCAG ATGATCAATACAAGTGGTTGGAGAGGGACTTGGCTAATGTTGATAGGACAGTTACTCCGTGGCTGGTTGCCACTTGGCATCCACCTTGGTACTCTACTTACACGGCACACTATCGAGAGGCTGAATGTATGAAGGTAGCGATGGAAGAGTTGCTGTACGAGTATGGTGTCGATTTAGTTTTCAATGGACAT GTTCATGCCTACGAAAGGTCAAACAGAGTCTATAACTACACACTGGATCCTTGTGGTCCAGTCTATATAACTGTCGGTGATGGTGGAAACCGTGAGAAGATGGCAATTGAACATGCTGATGAGCCAGGGAAATGTCCTAAACCAGATAGCACACCGGACAAATTTATGGGCGGATTCTGTGCTTATAATTTTACATCAGGTCCAGCAGCTGGTAACTTCTGCTGGGATCAGCAACCTGATTATAGTGCATACCGAGAAAGTAGCTTCGGCCATGGAATACTAGAG GTGAAAAATGAGACACATGCTCTATGGACATGGCATAGGAATCAGGATATGTACAATAAAGCTGGAGATATAATTTATATAGTCAGGCAACCTGAGAAATGCCCTGTTAAACCAAAGGTAATTAAGCCCTGGCCAATTGGTGAATACCAATTTGATTGGATCTAA